In Cutaneotrichosporon cavernicola HIS019 DNA, chromosome: 1, one DNA window encodes the following:
- the RAD23 gene encoding uncharacterized protein (XPC-binding domain), with product MKITFKTVQNKLFTIDADESETVGGLKLKIQEGQSFPAANQKLIYSGKILKDESTVGELKIKEKDFLVVMVSKPKTPVPTSSPAPVAAPAAAAPAAVALAEASPAPVAPAAETAPAAAQPATESIPVVEPTAAAEPTASSGDVSMGSSFLTGEHLQTATDSIVEMGFPRDQVVRALRASFNNPDRAVEYLMSGNIPETEPAAPRAPAQQAAPTAPSPPAPAASPVAPSAARAAASAAEPSAGGSSADNLFAAAEAAMHRGRGTGAGAGAGAGGLDDATMNAIANSPQLQRIRQAVQENPGLIQPLLQQIAQQNSALAQIINENPQALYDLLGIGADDDDVEYQGPQVMQVNLTQEEAAAVERLEQLGFDRQMVLQAFLLCDKNEELAANFLFENAEEDEQMH from the exons ATGAAGATCACTTTCAAGACTGTGCAGAACAAG CTGTTCAccatcgacgccgacgagtcCGAGACC GTCGGTgggctcaagctcaagatcCAGGAGGGCCAGTCCTTCCCCGCTGCCAACCAGAAGCTCATCTACTCTG GCAAGATCCTCAAGGATGAGTCGACCGTTGGCGAACtcaagatcaaggagaaggactTCCTCGTCGTGATGGTGTCCAAG CCCAAGACTCCAGTTCCGACGTCCTCCCCCGCGCCTGTCGCTGCTCCAGCTGCTGCGGCTCCCGCTGCTGTTGCTCTCGCAGAGGCCTCCCCCGCGCCTGTGGCACCTGCTGCAGAGACCGCTCCCGCTGCCGCTCAGCCGGCAACCGAATCTATCCCTGTGGTTGAGCCCACTGCTGCGGCAGAgcccaccgcctcgtctGGTGACGTGAGCATGGGTTCCTCCTTCC TCACTGGCGAGCACCTCCAGACCGCGACGGACAGTATCGTCGAGATGGGTTTCCCCCGCGACCAGGTCGTCCGCGCCCTTCGTGCCAGCTTCAACAACCCCGACCGCGCTGTTGAGTACCTGATGAGC GGCAACATTCCCGAGACTGAGCCGGCAGCCCCGCGTGCCCCAGCCCAGCAGGCAGCCCCCACTGCTCCTTCCCCACCGGCACCTGCTGCCTCTCCCGTTGCGCCCTCTGCTGCGCGTGCGGCTGCGTCTGCGGCCGAACCCTCCGCCGGCGGCAGCTCTGCGGACAATCTCTTCGCC GCTGCTGAGGCTGCCATGCACCGTGGCCGCGGTACTGGAGCTGGAGCCGGTGCTGGCGCGGGAGGCCTGGACGACGCCACGATGAACGCTATCGCCAACTCCCCCCAGCTCCAGCGCATCCGCCAGGCTGTGCAGGAGAACCCAGGGCTTATCCAGCCTTTACTCCAGCAGATCGCCCAGCAAAATtccgcgctcgcgcagaTCATCAACGAGAACCCCCAGGCTCTCTACGACCTTCTCGGCATTGGTGctgatgatgatgacgtTGAATACCAGGGGCCGCAGGTGATGCAGGTAAACCTCAcccaggaggaggctgccgcCGTTGAGAGG cttgagcagctcggtTTTGACCGCCAGATGGTGCTCCAGGCGTTCCTCCTGTGCGACAAGAACGAGGAGCTTGCAGCCAACTTCCTGTTCGAGAAcgcagaggaggacgagcagaTGCATTGA
- the TIF1 gene encoding uncharacterized protein (helicase superfamily c-terminal domain), with protein MADNNENGLELSADLIESNWDQVVDNFDNMDLKPELLRGVYAYGFERPSAIQQRAIMPIITGRDVIAQAQSGTGKTATFSISILQRIDTTVKRTQALILAPTRELAQQIQKVVIALGDYLNIDCHACVGGTAIREDIAKLNDGPHVVVGTPGRVFDMINRGALKTDAVKMFCLDEADEMLSTGFKDAIYDIFQLLPAETQVVLLSATMPTDVLEVTKKFMRDPIRILVKRDELTLEGIRQFYIAVEKEEWKLDTLCDLYETVTITQAVIFCSTRRKVDWLTQKLHEREFTVSAMHGDMDQAQREVIMKEFRSGSSRVLIATDLLARGIDVQQVSLVINYDLPASKENYIHRIGRGGRFGRKGVAINFVTTDDAKMLREIEAFYNTQVDEMPLNVADLI; from the exons ATGGCAGA CAACAACGAGaacggcctcgagctttCGGCCGACCTTATCGAGTCCAACTGGGAccaggtcgtcgacaa CTTCGACAACATGgacctcaagcccgagctCCTCCGTGGTGTCTACGCCTACGGTTTCGAGCGCCCGTCTGCTATTCAGCAGCGCGCTATCATGCCCATCATTACTGGCCGTGACGTTATCGCCCAGGCCCAGTCGGGTACCGGCAAGACTGCcaccttctccatctccattCTTCAGCGC ATTGACACCACCGTCAAGCGCACCCAGGCCCTCATCCTTGCTCCCACCCGTGAGCTTGCGCAGCAGATCCAGAAGGTCGTCATTGCCCTTGGTGACTACCTCAACATCGACTGCCACGCCTGTGTTGGTGGCACTGCCATCCGTGAGGACAttgccaagctcaacgACGGCCCTCACGTCGTTGTCGGCACTCCCGGCCGTGTCTTCGACATGATCAACCGTGGTGCCCTCAAGACGGACGCTGTTAAGATGTTCtgccttgacgaggccgacgagatgCTCTCGACTGGCTTCAAGGACGCCATCTACGACATCTTCCAGctcctccccgccgagACCCAGGTTGTCCTCCTCTCGGCTACCATGCCCaccgacgtcctcgaggtcacCAAGAAGTTCATGCGTGACCCCATCCGTATCCTCGTCAAGCGTGACGAGCTTACCCTCGAGGGTATTCGTCAGTTCTACATCGCCgttgagaaggaggagtggaAGCTCGACACTCTCTGCGACCTCTACGAGACCGTCACCATCACCCAGGCCGTCATCTTCTGCTCCACTCGCCGCAAGGTCGACTGGCTCACGCAGAAGCtccacgagcgcgagttcACTGTCTCCGCCATGCACGGTGACATGGACCAGGCTCAGCGTGAGGTCATCATGAAGGAGTTCCgctcgggctcgtcgcgtgtcctcatcgccactgacctcctcgcccgtgGTATCGACGTCCAGCAGGTCTCGCTCGTCATCAACTACGACCTCCCCGCCTCGAAGGAGAACTACATCCACCGCATCGGTCGTGGTGGTCGTTTCGGCCGTAAGGGTGTTGCTATCAACTTCGTCACCACCGACGATGCTAAGATGCTTCGTGAGATCGAGGCGTTCTACAACAcccaggtcgacgagatgcccctcaacgtcgccgaccttATTTAA
- the rpl35 gene encoding uncharacterized protein (Ribosomal L29 protein), which yields MPPKIRYRHTAYRPKAGDPNRPRTVRGAYIYNLVDCLQTCLLRRDLDRARRAWAILVRCPDVHWHDLWLWGLYLLTDGADSSFSRFSQNEPGKEGERYLQSLQVAAKDADKPVILCELVQHLIRVGRYRAALEELEMYISSFPYLNSAQLLTYAGLLHFYLAQPESARGGSATDNAGGTKKAHRDVGEDESEGNSMRSRSMSVDSVDHSAPNPEMMRQARKWFGKALKVDPQLAVAKEFAGLIDGPNKDASDDEMDQDSFDRGETRERQPSIISVDSEGVPAASTARVGDDQDDDESAKWDDVDDKSDDKSDDNGEYMSDEKSDDKWDDKEGDPDADLWKYQRRRGDSISIHGPKMSTSQKVRASELASKNKADLLVQLTELRTELAALRVQKVVGGSSSKLTKINTVRKSIARVLTVVNQKQRQNLREFYKKSKYMPLDLRYKKTRAIRRRLTAKEAGAITTKAHKKAIHFPQRKFALKA from the exons ATGCCACCAAAGATTAGGTATCGACATACAGCTTATCGACCAAAAGCCGGTGACCCAAACAGGCCAAGGACTGTCCGGGGTGCTTACATCTacaacctcgtcgactGCCTTCAAACCTGCCTCCTCCGTCGGGACCTCGACCGTGCGCGCCGGGCATGGGCCATTTTA GTGCGATGTCCAGATGTCCATTGGCATGATTTGTGGCTCTGGGGCCTCTATCTCCTTACCGACGGTGCCGACAGCTCATTTTCACGCTTCTCACAGAACGAGCCAGGTAAAGAGGGCGAGCGCTATCTCCAGTCTCTTCAGGTGGCTGCCAAGGATGCTGAC AAGCCGGTCATTCTCTGTGAGCTTGTGCAGCACCTGATCCGCGTAGGACGATACCGTGCTGCTTTGGAAGAACTGGAGAT GTACATCTCCTCCTTTCCGTACCTCAACTCGGCACAGCTGCTCACGTACGCTGGGCTGCTGCACTTCTATCTCGCTCAACCTGAGTCAGCCCGCGGAGGATCTGCGACAGACAACGCTGGCGGGACAAAGAAAGCGCACAGAGACGTAGGGGAAGATGAGAGCGAGGGGAactcgatgcgctcgaggtcaaTGTCGGTTGATTCTG TGGACCATTCGGCCCCCAACCCGGAGATGATGCGCCAGGCGCGAAAATGGTTCGGCAAGGCACTCAAGGTCGATCCTCAACTGGCCGTAGCCAAGGAGTTTGCCGGTCTG ATCGATGGTCCAAATAAGGACGCGtcagacgacgagatggaccAGGACAGCTTCGACCGCGGAGAGACCAGGGAACGCCAGCCATCCATCATCAGCGTCGACAGTGAGGGCGTCCCTGCAGCGTCGACAGCCAGAGTTGGTGACGACcaggatgacgacgagtcTGCCAAGTGGGACGACGTTGATGACAAGAGTGATGACAAGAGTGACGACAACGGCGAATATATGAGTGACGAGAAGAGTGACGACAAGTgggacgacaaggagggGGACCCTGATGCCGACCTCTGGAAGTACCAGCGTCGCCGTGGGGACTCGATATC CATCCACGGACCA AAAATGTCGACCTCCCAGAAAGTCCGGGCTTCGGAGCTTGCCTCCAAGAACAAGGCCGACCTCCTTGTGCAGCTCACCGAGCTCCGCACTGAGCTCGCTGCTCTCCGCGTCCAGAAGGTCGTTGgtggctcgtcgtccaagCTCACCAAGAT caacaCCGTCCGCAAGTCGATTGCTCGCGTCCTCACGGTCGTGAACCAGAAGCAGCGCCAGAACCTCCGCGAGTTCTACAAGAAGTCGAAGTACATGCCCCTCGACCTCCGCTACAAGAAGACTCGCGCcatccgccgccgcctcaccgccaaggaggccggTGCCATCACCACCAAGGCCCACAAGAAGGCCATCCACTTCCCCCAGCGGA AGTTCGCCCTCAAGGCATGA
- a CDS encoding uncharacterized protein (Pet100), with amino-acid sequence MGANLEVFKFATYLFIPLFAMLHFGDPNWYENHVQPFKDRFHPREDTNKPPHTASEVQAELQRYKDERLAKAGIKPESAPNRVLPAVPDERRPQFSWAQGDQRLV; translated from the exons ATGGGCGCAAATC TCGAGGTCTTCAAGTTCGCGACCTACCTCTTTATCCCGCTGTTCGCGATGCTTCACTTCGGCGACCCAAACTG GTATGAGAACCACGTCCAGCCT TTCAAGGACCGCTTCCACCCCCGCGAGGACACTAAC aaACCACCACACACCGCGTCCGAGGTgcaggccgagctccaGCGGTACAAGGatgagcgcctcgccaaggccgggATCAAGCCTGAGTCTGCACCGAACCGCGTGCTCCCCGCTGTTCCGGACGAGCGAAGGCCCCAGTTCAGCTGGGCCCAGGGCGACCAGCGTCTCGTATAG